A genomic window from Diospyros lotus cultivar Yz01 chromosome 2, ASM1463336v1, whole genome shotgun sequence includes:
- the LOC127795009 gene encoding ABC transporter G family member STR-like, which translates to MHSLHFAPAKIRVLRITRKGWSRKSSLILEWLAAMARFHRTGTNKSLESLLDMDKSAQVAKIIVDRQPTRKMIPGQGLEFSTLSYTVIKKQKKDGVWITKEAYLLNDISGQAMRGEIMAIVGPSGAGKSTFLDALAGRIAQGSLEGSVRIDGKPVTTSYMKMISSYVMQDDQLFPMLTVFETFMFAADVRLPPSLSRADKKQRVHELLDQLGLQSTAHTYIGDEGRRGVSGGERRRVSIGIDIIHKPSLLFLDEPTSGLDSTSAFSVVEKVKDIAKGGSIVLMTIHQPSFRIQMLLDRITVLARGRLIYLGSPTALPAHLSGFGRPVPDSGNSLEYLLDVIKEYDESTVGLDPLVLYQRDGIKPDQVARTPVRKPPKTPRTPNGKTPSMKHISLNSHQFSSGNVSTRSNSAQFNYHDDNDDDFDNSLERRTAPTPMQLQSGVYNPRLASQFYKDFSVWLYNGVKGTPLRPPSWTPARTPGRTPAKTPSSGGRSQFSSWHPTPQQTPSHIKAPVVLSPSIEEYEPSYEDFDTQVLDEPEHGPKFANPWLREVKVLSWRTALNVVRTPELFLSREIVLAVMAVILSTLFKNLQDASFKNINRLLNFYIFAVCLIFFSSNDAVPTFIQERFIFIRETSHNAYRASSYVISSLIVYLPFFAIQGFTFAVITKLILRLNCNLFYFWLILYASLITTNAYVMLVSALVPSYITGYAVVIATTALFFLTCGFFLKQSKIPPYWRWLHYISAIKYPFEALLVNEFDGKRCYTGNISELSPGPLGDVTTSHLHRPELNCPLIGEDVLATMDIVHLKNIWYDIAILLAWGVLYRLFFYLVLRFYSKNERK; encoded by the exons ATGCATTCATTGCACTTCGCCCCTGCCAAAATCCGAGTCCTCAGAATCACCCGAAAAGGGTGGTCCAGAAAGAGCAGCTTGATCCTTGAGTGGCTTGCGGCAATGGCTAGGTTTCACCGGACAGGCACAAACAAAAGCCTGGAGAGCTTGCTGGACATGGATAAGTCAGCACAGGTGGCCAAGATCATCGTGGACAGGCAGCCAACCAGGAAGATGATCCCGGGGCAAGGGCTTGAGTTCAGTACCCTGTCTTACACTGTAATCAAGAAGCAGAAGAAGGATGGAGTGTGGATCACCAAGGAAGCTTACCTTCTCAATGATATCTCTGGGCAGGCCATGAGAGGTGAGATCATGGCCATCGTGGGACCTAGTGGTGCTGGGAAATCCACATTCCTTGATGCCTTGGCTGGAAGGATAGCACAAGGCAGCCTTGAAGGATCTGTCAGAATTGATGGAAAACCA GTGACAACTAGCTACATGAAGATGATATCATCTTATGTAATGCAAGATGACCAGCTCTTCCCCATGTTGACGGTCTTTGAAACCTTCATGTTTGCTGCTGACGTTAGGCTCCCACCTTCCCTTTCCAGGGCGGATAAGAAGCAGAGAGTCCATGAGCTCCTTGACCAACTGGGGTTGCAG AGTACAGCACACACATACATCGGAGATGAGGGGAGGAGAGGAGTGTCAGGAGGTGAAAGGCGAAGGGTTTCTATAGGAATCGACATTATCCACAAACCTTCCCTGCTGTTTCTTGATGAACCCACTTCAGGTCTTGACTCAACAAGTGCCTTCAGCGTGGTGGAGAAAGTGAAGGACATTGCTAAAGGCGGAAGCATTGTCCTCATGACTATCCACCAGCCGTCCTTCAGAATCCAGATGCTCCTGGACCGCATCACAGTCCTTGCAAG AGGGAGACTGATATATTTGGGAAGCCCAACTGCTCTGCCTGCTCACCTCTCTGGATTTGGAAGGCCGGTCCCGGATAGTGGGAACAGCTTGGAATATCTCTTGGATGTGATCAAAGAGTATGATGAATCAACAGTAGGGCTTGATCCCCTTGTTTTATACCAGCGAGATGGCATCAAACCTGATCAAGTAGCCAGGACCCCTGTGAGAAAACCACCCAAAACTCCTCGAACTCCTAATGGAAAGACTCCCTCAATGAAGCACATAAGCCTCAATAGCCATCAATTTTCCAGTGGGAATGTATCAACTCGATCAAATTCAGCCCAGTTTAATTATCATGACGACAACGACGATGATTTTGATAACTCTCTAGAGCGCAGGACTGCTCCTACACCTATGCAACTGCAGAGTGGCGTCTACAATCCACGATTAGCTTCCCAGTTCTACAAAGATTTCTCAGTTTGGCTGTACAATGGTGTCAAGGGGACTCCTCTCCGACCACCCTCCTGGACTCCAGCAAGAACACCAGGACGCACCCCTGCAAAGACACCAAGCTCTGGCGGAAGAAGCCAATTCTCAAGCTGGCACCCAACTCCTCAGCAAACCCCTTCACACATAAAGGCGCCTGTGGTTTTGAGCCCATCCATTGAAGAATATGAGCCTTCTTATGAAGATTTTGACACACAAGTCCTTGATGAGCCGGAGCATGGTCCCAAGTTTGCGAATCCATGGCTCCGGGAGGTTAAAGTCCTCTCATGGCGCACTGCACTGAACGTTGTCCGAACTCCAGAGCTCTTCCTGTCCCGAGAAATTGTCCTGGCAGTCATGGCTGTCATTCTATCCACACTCTTCAAGAACCTCCAAGATGCTAGTTTCAAAAACATCAACAGGCTCCTCAACTTCTACATCTTTGCAGTTTGCCTCATCTTTTTCTCCTCCAATGATGCTGTTCCCACCTTCATCCAAGAGAGATTCATCTTCATCCGGGAGACTTCCCACAATGCCTATCGCGCTTCATCTTATGTCATCTCCTCCCTCATTGTCTACCTCCCCTTCTTTGCCATCCAAGGTTTCACATTTGCTGTGATCACCAAGCTGATTCTCCGCCTGAACTGCAACCTCTTCTACTTCTGGCTTATCCTTTACGCCTCACTCATAACAACGAATGCCTATGTGATGCTGGTCAGTGCACTTGTGCCAAGCTATATCACTGGCTATGCAGTTGTCATAGCCACAACTgctctcttcttcctcacctGTGGCTTCTTCTTAAAGCAGTCTAAGATACCCCCATACTGGAGGTGGCTCCATTACATTTCTGCAATCAAGTACCCATTTGAAGCATTGCTAGTGAATGAGTTTGACGGCAAGCGTTGTTATACGGGTAACATATCAGAACTTTCACCTGGTCCTTTGGGAGATGTGACAACCAGTCATCTTCATAGACCTGAATTGAATTGCCCGTTAATTGGAGAAGATGTTCTGGCCACAATGGACATTGTTCATCTGAAGAACATCTGGTATGATATTGCCATATTACTGGCATGGGGAGTTCTTTACCGTCTATTCTTCTATCTGGTTCTCAGGTTCTATTCCAAGAATGAGAGGAAATGA
- the LOC127795760 gene encoding protein TIFY 6B isoform X2: MERDFLGLASRRVSVPVRGEIPVACKDSAPTRTPTMQRSYPQFLSFSSTQDDGTRKTGFDSLSTGFMTISTTEPFNCNQKPHPSNIQKNLTSDKQVGTHYTVTTYHPAHQFDAHSILRPHEVRMATANQTSQKISVTMRSPAHQSFLASAGQNVIGSTINTRSLGGLPVISPVSMVPTSTSVVGTTDLRNASKPSGGSAQLTIFYAGSVCVYDDVSPEKAQAIMLLAGNGHPATPNKTIPITQVEAPVPRSSGIDGFAGNQSHNPSSCPALPSPISVTSHVATQSVGGSNNTTDATAVRSVGALTSPSTKAESSKIISLTAPVSCTLIPSAAPQARKASLARFLEKRKERAMNASPYASKQTPDCSPSGSQTQSLSVNAAGSCPLPARH, encoded by the exons cGCCAACTAGAACTCCCACAATGCAGCGTTCATATCCCCAGTTCCTTTCCTTCAGTTCTACTCAAGATGATGGAACAAGAAAGACTGGTTTTGATTCTCTCTCAACTGGATTTATGACCATATCAACTACAGAACCTTTCAACTGTAATCAGAAACCACACCCTAGCAACATCCAG AAAAACCTGACTTCTGATAAGCAAGTGGGAACCCATTATACAGTGACCACGTATCATCCTGCACATCAATTTGATGCACATTCTATTCTTCGTCCTCATGAAGTCAGGATGGCAACTGCCAACCAAACAAGTCAAAAGATTTCTGTTACTATGAGAAGTCCTGCTCATCAATCCTTCCTTGCTTCTGCCGGACAGAATGTTATTGGTTCCACCATCAACACACGGTCTCTTGGAGGACTTCCTGTAATTTCCCCTGTTTCAATGGTTCCCACAAGCACTTCGGTTGTTGGTACTACTGATTTAAG GAATGCTTCCAAGCCCTCTGGTGGTTCTGCACAATTGACTATCTTTTATGCCGGCTCAGTGTGTGTTTATGATGATGTGTCTCCTGAGAAG GCTCAAGCTATTATGTTATTGGCTGGAAACGGGCATCCAGCAACACCGAATAAGACAATTCCCATAACTCAAGTGGAAGCACCAGTGCCAAGATCTTCTGGTATTGATGGTTTTGCTGGGAACCAGTCCCATAATCCTTCATCTTGCCCAGCTCTTCCAAGCCCTATTTCTGTAACTTCTCATGTTGCTACTCAGTCTGTTGGAGGATCCAATAACACTACAGATGCAACAGCTGTGAGATCAGTAGGAGCCCTGACATCTCCTTCTACCAAAGCAGAATCATCTAAAATAATCAGTTTAACAGCCCCTGTTTCTTGTACACTGATTCCATCAG CTGCTCCTCAGGCTCGTAAAGCATCCTTGGCTCGTTTTTTGGAGAAACGTAAGGAAAG GGCAATGAATGCTTCCCCATATGCGAGCAAGCAAACTCCAGATTGCAGCCCTTCTGGATCCCAAACTCAGAGTTTATCTGTGAACGCTGCTGGCTCTTGTCCTCTTCCAGCCCGCCATTAG
- the LOC127795760 gene encoding protein TIFY 6B isoform X1, whose translation MERDFLGLASRRVSVPVRGEIPVACKDSAPTRTPTMQRSYPQFLSFSSTQDDGTRKTGFDSLSTGFMTISTTEPFNCNQKPHPSNIQKNLTSDKQVGTHYTVTTYHPAHQFDAHSILRPHEVRMATANQTSQKISVTMRSPAHQSFLASAGQNVIGSTINTRSLGGLPVISPVSMVPTSTSVVGTTDLRNASKPSGGSAQLTIFYAGSVCVYDDVSPEKAQAIMLLAGNGHPATPNKTIPITQVEAPVPRSSGIDGFAGNQSHNPSSCPALPSPISVTSHVATQSVGGSNNTTDATAVRSVGALTSPSTKAESSKIISLTAPVSCTLIPSVAAPQARKASLARFLEKRKERAMNASPYASKQTPDCSPSGSQTQSLSVNAAGSCPLPARH comes from the exons cGCCAACTAGAACTCCCACAATGCAGCGTTCATATCCCCAGTTCCTTTCCTTCAGTTCTACTCAAGATGATGGAACAAGAAAGACTGGTTTTGATTCTCTCTCAACTGGATTTATGACCATATCAACTACAGAACCTTTCAACTGTAATCAGAAACCACACCCTAGCAACATCCAG AAAAACCTGACTTCTGATAAGCAAGTGGGAACCCATTATACAGTGACCACGTATCATCCTGCACATCAATTTGATGCACATTCTATTCTTCGTCCTCATGAAGTCAGGATGGCAACTGCCAACCAAACAAGTCAAAAGATTTCTGTTACTATGAGAAGTCCTGCTCATCAATCCTTCCTTGCTTCTGCCGGACAGAATGTTATTGGTTCCACCATCAACACACGGTCTCTTGGAGGACTTCCTGTAATTTCCCCTGTTTCAATGGTTCCCACAAGCACTTCGGTTGTTGGTACTACTGATTTAAG GAATGCTTCCAAGCCCTCTGGTGGTTCTGCACAATTGACTATCTTTTATGCCGGCTCAGTGTGTGTTTATGATGATGTGTCTCCTGAGAAG GCTCAAGCTATTATGTTATTGGCTGGAAACGGGCATCCAGCAACACCGAATAAGACAATTCCCATAACTCAAGTGGAAGCACCAGTGCCAAGATCTTCTGGTATTGATGGTTTTGCTGGGAACCAGTCCCATAATCCTTCATCTTGCCCAGCTCTTCCAAGCCCTATTTCTGTAACTTCTCATGTTGCTACTCAGTCTGTTGGAGGATCCAATAACACTACAGATGCAACAGCTGTGAGATCAGTAGGAGCCCTGACATCTCCTTCTACCAAAGCAGAATCATCTAAAATAATCAGTTTAACAGCCCCTGTTTCTTGTACACTGATTCCATCAG TAGCTGCTCCTCAGGCTCGTAAAGCATCCTTGGCTCGTTTTTTGGAGAAACGTAAGGAAAG GGCAATGAATGCTTCCCCATATGCGAGCAAGCAAACTCCAGATTGCAGCCCTTCTGGATCCCAAACTCAGAGTTTATCTGTGAACGCTGCTGGCTCTTGTCCTCTTCCAGCCCGCCATTAG